Proteins found in one Legionella pneumophila subsp. pascullei genomic segment:
- a CDS encoding FAD-dependent oxidoreductase has protein sequence MIQHFDVLVIGGGVVGLTAALAMAQRHYTVAVIDAGTLMVNTDSSDLRVYAINKASKMLLSELGVWQHLDDSRVAPYNKMHVWDGLSGAYIDFDSRSIAEPNLGAIIEESILKQALLRQISLESNISLFPQSAIDEVFNLEQSIKISSQDTSWEGQLLMIADGANSPMRHKLKVDLTSWSYEQQAIVATINSEKSHRNTAFQVFNPDGPLAFLPLSNPNQCSIVWSTHPDNAMRLKLLDDNEFSRELTKAFGSQLGQIKVISRRHQFPLQMRHVKQYIGYRWLLLGDAAHTIHPLAGLGLNVGLADVKSWLNCLEMSRRELTSNKILRAYQRERKHSVWQIVLLMEGFKRLFGTSASPITSLRSLGLRACNELTPIKRLFIRHAGGL, from the coding sequence ATGATCCAACATTTTGATGTGCTTGTTATTGGAGGTGGAGTTGTAGGTCTGACTGCAGCCTTAGCCATGGCTCAACGTCATTATACCGTCGCTGTTATCGATGCAGGAACATTGATGGTCAATACAGACAGTAGTGACTTGCGTGTTTATGCCATCAATAAAGCATCAAAAATGCTACTAAGTGAATTAGGCGTGTGGCAACACCTGGATGATTCTCGCGTCGCTCCTTATAATAAAATGCATGTCTGGGATGGTCTGAGTGGAGCTTATATTGACTTTGATTCTCGTAGTATTGCTGAGCCAAATTTAGGGGCAATTATTGAAGAATCTATCTTAAAACAAGCTCTTTTGCGCCAAATATCATTGGAATCTAACATTAGTTTATTTCCTCAAAGTGCAATAGATGAGGTGTTTAATTTAGAGCAGAGTATCAAAATTTCTAGCCAAGATACTTCCTGGGAAGGACAGTTATTGATGATAGCTGATGGAGCTAACTCCCCAATGCGTCATAAGCTCAAGGTGGATTTAACCAGTTGGTCGTATGAGCAACAAGCGATAGTTGCGACCATAAATAGTGAGAAATCGCATCGAAATACTGCTTTTCAAGTATTTAATCCTGATGGGCCGTTGGCGTTTTTGCCATTATCTAATCCCAATCAATGTTCTATCGTATGGTCAACTCATCCTGATAACGCAATGCGCTTGAAATTACTTGATGATAATGAATTTAGCAGGGAATTGACTAAAGCATTTGGAAGTCAGCTAGGGCAAATAAAGGTGATAAGTCGTCGTCATCAATTTCCTTTACAAATGAGACATGTCAAGCAATATATAGGATATCGCTGGTTACTGCTGGGTGATGCAGCTCATACTATTCATCCCTTAGCAGGCCTTGGGCTAAATGTTGGCCTGGCTGATGTGAAAAGCTGGTTAAACTGTCTGGAAATGAGTAGAAGAGAATTGACCTCAAATAAAATATTGAGGGCTTACCAAAGAGAACGAAAGCATTCTGTTTGGCAAATTGTTTTACTTATGGAAGGATTTAAAAGATTATTTGGAACCTCAGCATCCCCTATTACCTCATTACGCAGCCTCGGATTGCGAGCATGCAATGAATTGACCCCGATTAAGCGATTATTTATTCGCCATGCTGGCGGTTTATAA
- a CDS encoding alpha-L-glutamate ligase-like protein has protein sequence MINLFRRLKNHGVLSINQRNTDFVLRYNPRKLFPLVDDKLKTKKLALKAGIAVPALYDIIETEQQIKSIETRFASYNDFVVKPARGSGGDGILVFKDKVYGRYRQINGKLTTVQELSYHLSCLLSGAYSLGGSSDYAIIEKRVVVDPVFAEVSYEGIPDIRIITLLGYPAMAMVRLPTRLSGGKANLHQGAIGVGVDLATGKTLGGVFQNDTIDYHPDTLNPIVGIEVPYWNQILEIASSCYELTGLGYLGVDIVLDKEHGPLMLELNARPGLNIQIANREGGLKRYRTIEARFKESGKESTLDKVSFCRKEFAR, from the coding sequence ATGATTAACCTGTTTAGACGCCTGAAAAATCATGGGGTTTTAAGCATTAACCAGCGGAATACGGATTTTGTATTGCGATACAATCCAAGAAAGTTATTCCCTTTGGTTGATGACAAGCTCAAAACAAAAAAGTTGGCCTTAAAAGCGGGAATTGCAGTTCCTGCCTTATATGACATCATTGAAACTGAGCAACAAATCAAATCAATAGAAACCCGATTTGCGAGTTATAATGATTTTGTGGTAAAACCGGCCAGAGGCTCTGGTGGTGATGGAATACTGGTATTCAAGGATAAAGTTTACGGTCGATATCGACAAATTAATGGTAAGCTTACCACCGTGCAGGAGCTGAGTTACCATTTATCTTGCTTGCTATCTGGGGCTTATAGTCTTGGCGGGTCTTCAGATTATGCCATCATTGAAAAACGAGTTGTTGTCGACCCCGTGTTTGCAGAAGTCAGTTATGAAGGCATACCCGATATCCGTATTATTACTTTACTAGGTTATCCGGCAATGGCCATGGTAAGACTTCCCACTCGCCTCTCCGGGGGAAAAGCCAACTTACATCAAGGAGCAATTGGCGTTGGGGTTGATCTTGCAACAGGAAAAACGCTTGGCGGCGTGTTTCAAAATGACACCATAGACTATCATCCGGACACGTTAAATCCCATCGTAGGCATCGAAGTTCCTTATTGGAATCAAATTCTTGAAATAGCCTCCAGTTGCTATGAACTAACTGGTTTGGGTTATCTAGGTGTTGATATTGTACTTGATAAAGAACATGGCCCATTAATGCTGGAATTGAATGCCAGACCAGGATTAAATATACAAATAGCCAACCGTGAGGGCGGGCTTAAGCGTTATAGAACGATTGAAGCCCGTTTTAAAGAAAGTGGAAAAGAATCTACGCTGGATAAAGTGAGTTTTTGCCGCAAGGAATTTGCACGCTAA
- a CDS encoding inactive transglutaminase family protein — MKNNKRHVYGLILTLMVLGSSIFLYRHIVLDVPLTDTETINSWMVESNLRFSADKNTPIKASFNIPYLPPNFAILDEYFVSRNYGVTTNLNGSNRETVWSIRRGNGPQSLYYRAIFRQTDSDESSLPKPSVIKSQPLNDSQKSAVETITNQVRSTSADIQTFAQSTIKELNKKDGNAKLLVGNEFNDENIINATILILNQSKIPAIRVQGIYLNQQKKADLKSLLAVFNGKNWIYINPKTGSAGLPKEFLIWQYGNGPLFNVVGGNRAQFSLTVSPTPINALSVAKSRGVADSQLLRFSLLQLPVNVQGIYKILLTVPIGAFIILILRNFIGIKTFGTFMPVLIALAFRETHVAWGITLFVIIISFGLLARFYLDQLRLLLVPRLAAILTVVILLMIFISVLCQNLSLDTGMSVALFPMVILTMTIERMCITWDERGASEAIKSGIGSLAAAVISYGAMSYEPLQYLVFAFPELLLVLLSLILWFGQYRGYRLVELKRFKSLASAIE, encoded by the coding sequence ATGAAAAATAACAAACGTCATGTTTATGGTTTGATCCTCACTCTAATGGTTTTAGGATCAAGTATTTTTTTATACAGACATATCGTTCTGGATGTCCCTCTGACCGATACTGAAACGATCAATAGCTGGATGGTTGAATCCAATCTGCGTTTTAGCGCTGATAAAAATACACCGATAAAGGCAAGTTTTAATATCCCTTACCTGCCTCCCAATTTTGCTATACTCGATGAATATTTTGTATCCAGAAATTATGGTGTCACAACCAATTTAAACGGTTCTAACAGAGAAACCGTATGGTCTATAAGGCGTGGTAATGGTCCTCAATCACTTTATTATAGAGCAATCTTCCGTCAAACGGACAGTGATGAGTCTTCTTTACCAAAACCTTCAGTAATCAAATCACAACCTTTGAATGATAGTCAAAAATCAGCCGTTGAAACGATTACCAATCAAGTGAGATCCACATCGGCGGACATTCAAACATTTGCTCAAAGTACGATTAAAGAGTTAAACAAAAAAGATGGTAATGCGAAGCTTTTAGTTGGGAACGAGTTCAATGATGAAAATATTATCAATGCCACTATTTTGATTCTCAATCAATCAAAGATTCCAGCCATTCGAGTCCAGGGGATTTATCTAAACCAACAAAAAAAGGCCGATTTGAAATCCTTGCTCGCCGTTTTTAACGGAAAAAACTGGATTTACATTAATCCCAAAACAGGCAGTGCCGGTTTGCCAAAAGAGTTTCTTATTTGGCAATATGGGAACGGTCCTCTATTTAATGTTGTCGGTGGCAATAGAGCCCAGTTTTCATTAACTGTATCACCAACACCTATTAATGCCTTAAGTGTAGCCAAATCGCGGGGAGTAGCAGACTCTCAACTTTTACGCTTCTCCCTACTCCAGCTCCCTGTCAATGTACAAGGGATCTATAAAATTTTGTTAACTGTTCCTATTGGAGCATTCATCATTTTAATACTACGAAATTTTATAGGCATTAAAACTTTTGGTACGTTTATGCCCGTCTTGATTGCACTCGCCTTTAGAGAGACTCACGTAGCGTGGGGTATTACTTTATTCGTCATTATTATTTCTTTCGGACTATTAGCCCGTTTTTATCTGGATCAATTAAGGCTGCTATTAGTCCCAAGGCTTGCAGCCATTCTCACTGTAGTGATTCTGTTAATGATCTTTATTAGTGTTCTATGCCAAAATCTTAGTCTGGATACCGGAATGTCTGTCGCATTATTCCCTATGGTCATCTTAACCATGACTATCGAACGCATGTGCATCACGTGGGATGAGCGAGGAGCTTCCGAAGCAATAAAATCAGGGATTGGCAGTCTTGCCGCAGCAGTTATTTCTTACGGAGCAATGAGTTATGAACCCCTGCAATATTTGGTCTTTGCTTTTCCGGAATTACTTCTGGTGCTTTTGTCCTTGATTTTATGGTTTGGTCAATATCGCGGCTATCGTTTAGTCGAGTTAAAACGCTTTAAATCACTTGCGAGTGCGATAGAATGA
- a CDS encoding ATP-dependent zinc protease: MRSKFVLFMLMSLLTGSLMANSEAQIYGYVEKATLIDQNLTLSAKLDTGAKSASLHAVNITEIEKKGVPYLRFTVPTKTGDYSFEGEYVGKVKIKVRSSEANPGLLRTTPIKRPVVLLNIKLGDKVRTIKVNLTNRKRFLYPLLLGRDAIIDFNGAVDPALTFTTKSKSPVNNEK, encoded by the coding sequence ATGAGATCAAAATTTGTTCTCTTTATGTTGATGTCACTACTGACAGGATCTCTTATGGCAAACAGTGAAGCTCAAATCTATGGCTATGTAGAGAAAGCCACATTAATCGATCAAAACCTCACTTTATCCGCAAAGCTTGATACAGGTGCTAAATCAGCATCATTACATGCCGTGAATATCACAGAAATTGAAAAAAAGGGCGTTCCTTATTTGCGCTTTACCGTTCCAACTAAAACCGGCGATTACTCCTTTGAAGGAGAGTACGTAGGTAAAGTAAAAATTAAAGTAAGGTCGAGTGAAGCCAATCCGGGATTGTTAAGAACAACACCAATAAAGAGACCCGTTGTCTTACTTAATATCAAACTTGGTGATAAAGTCAGAACAATTAAAGTCAACTTAACCAACAGGAAACGATTCCTCTACCCCTTATTGTTGGGAAGAGATGCCATTATTGATTTTAATGGAGCCGTTGACCCTGCCCTTACTTTCACAACTAAATCCAAGAGCCCAGTGAACAATGAAAAATAA